In Acipenser ruthenus chromosome 6, fAciRut3.2 maternal haplotype, whole genome shotgun sequence, the following proteins share a genomic window:
- the LOC117411194 gene encoding clusterin-like: MRVAVSFLVVCLLYSLSECQNRLSPEDLKQISLMGEKYLDKQIENAINGVKQMKNLMEKSGEEHKEYLNILERTKKMKEDALKNAQEMESKLNAEQDLCNETMQALWEECKPCLKNTCIKFYSRTCSSGSGMVGRQLEELLNRTSPMSIWINGERMDSLLEEDKKQDRRFEDLEEHYSEVADGVDGIFQDSMKVFDQMHSSFHHPLFSDFPRMPSFLNNEDRPPIRMSLPNSRFPTFQHGFHGLFQPMFHMAQRMFDSANQYMEREGQYDVMPSSPTDGNANEDVIVSGRNRGDRMTCREIRRNSAGCLKLKEECEKCKEILSIDCSGKRPLQGPLKEEFEKALAMSERFTKEYDELLKKFQQEMLNTSSLMDTLNKQFGWVSTLANATKRPDGFFQIKTVISRGSQNPDNPGDTNVSVQLFGSPPMTFTVPGDIPWDDTKFSEVVAEEALDRYKQNTILVK, from the exons ATGAGGGTAGCCGTGTCATTCCTGGTTGTGTGCCTGCTCTATTCTCTGAGTGAATGTCAGAATAGACTTTCACCAGAGGATCTTAAAC AAATATCCCTGATGGGAGAGAAGTATTTAGACAAACAAATTGAAAATGCCATCAATGGAGTCAAGCAGATGAAGAACCTGATGGAGAAGTCTGGAGAAGAGCACAAGGAGTATTTAAACATATTAGAGAGAACCAAAAAGATGAAGGAG GATGCTCTAAAGAATGCCCAGGAAATGGAGTCAAAACTAAATGCAGAACAGgacctgtgcaatgaaacaaTGCAGGCCTTGTGGGAGGAGTGTAAACCATGCCTGAAAAACACCTGCATCAAGTTTTATTCGAGGACCTGCAGCAGTGGCTCAGGCATGGTGGGAAGACAA CTGGAAGAATTGCTCAATAGGACCTCCCCTATGTCTATTTGGATCAATGGAGAGAGGATGGACTCCCTCCTGGAGGAAGACAAAAAACAAGACAGGAGATTTGAAGACCTTGAGGAACACTACTCTGAAGTTGCTGACGGGGTGGACGGGATCTTTCAAGACAGTATGAAGGTTTTTGATCAGATGCACTCCTCCTTTCACCACCCGCTCTTCAGCGACTTTCCCCGGATGCCGTCTTTTCTCAATAATGAGGACCGCCCACCTATCAGAATGAGTCTCCCCAACTCCAGGTTTCCCACATTCCAACACGGTTTTCATGGCTTGTTTCAGCCAATGTTTCACATGGCCCAGAGAATGTTTGACTCAGCCAACCAATACATGGAAAGAGAGGGTCAATATGACGTAATGCCATCTTCTCCAACAG ATGGAAACGCCAATGAAGATGTCATTGTGTCCGGACGAAACAGAGGGGACCGTATGACATGTCGTGAAATTCGACGCAATTCCGCAGGGTGTCTCAAACTCAAGGAAGAGTGTGAAAAATGCAAAGAGATACTGTCCATTG ATTGCTCTGGGAAAAGGCCACTACAAGGCCCCCTCAAGGAGGAGTTTGAGAAAGCCCTGGCCATGTCTGAGAGGTTCACAAAAGAATATGACGAGCTGCTGAAGAAATTCCAGCAGGAAATGCTGAATACATCCAGCTTGATGGACACCCTCAACAAACAATTTGGATGGGTGTCTACACTCGCTAATGCCACCAAGAGGCCAGATGGATTCTTCCAGATTAAAACT GTGATTTCAagaggtagccagaacccagatAACCCTGGAGACACCAATGTTTCAGTTCAGCTGTTTGGCTCCCCTCCAATGACCTTCACAGTACCTGGTGATATCCCTTGGGACGATACCAAATTCTCAGAGGTAGTGGCAGAGGAGGCTCTGGATCGCTACAAACAAAATACTAT attGGTTAAGTAA